One Verrucomicrobiota bacterium JB022 genomic region harbors:
- the malQ gene encoding 4-alpha-glucanotransferase: MKHPLFSWLTQRAAGALLHPTALPSEQGVGVLGGAAYEFIDLLRAARMTYWQVLPLGPTGYGDSPYQSFSAFAGNPYLIDLQALVENGLLKTEELQPLRELPRGRVDYAGLYERKWSILSLAYERFKGQHSDTVADYGSFDAFCDAQGDWLQPFAEFMAVKAHFGGRFWGEWPEHIRQRPQNGDHDLLRELKDSIRAHQFYQYLFFGQWKNLKRYANDHGVQIVGDAPIFVALDSADVWSNPDQFELRTDGRPACVAGVPPDYFSPTGQLWGNPLYAWDRMRADGYSWWLSRLERNLQTFDVLRLDHFRGFYDYWAIPSEAKDARSGEWRKGPALDLFRTLHRHFPQAQIIAEDLGDLSQAVFDFRDQTGLPGMAILHFAFGGEGDNLYLPHNLQPNSVIYPGVHDNDTTKGWYHSAPEQAKDHVRRYLRVSGEDIAWDLVRTSYASVSRLAIIQVQDLLSLGTEARFNTPGTAMGNWQWRLQDDQMGQLHGHAPYLKEIAELYYR, from the coding sequence ATGAAGCATCCCCTGTTCTCCTGGTTGACGCAGCGCGCCGCTGGCGCCCTCTTGCACCCAACGGCCCTGCCCTCCGAGCAGGGCGTAGGCGTGTTGGGCGGGGCCGCCTACGAATTCATCGACCTGCTGCGGGCCGCCCGCATGACGTATTGGCAGGTGCTGCCGCTGGGGCCCACGGGGTATGGGGATTCTCCCTACCAGTCTTTTTCCGCCTTTGCCGGTAATCCCTACCTGATCGACCTGCAGGCGCTGGTCGAGAACGGCCTGCTGAAGACCGAGGAACTCCAGCCGCTGCGGGAGCTACCGCGCGGTCGGGTGGACTACGCTGGGCTCTACGAGCGCAAGTGGTCGATCCTGAGCCTGGCTTACGAACGGTTCAAGGGCCAGCATTCCGACACCGTTGCCGACTACGGCTCGTTTGACGCCTTCTGCGACGCGCAGGGCGATTGGCTCCAGCCGTTTGCGGAGTTCATGGCGGTCAAGGCGCACTTCGGCGGTCGCTTCTGGGGCGAGTGGCCGGAGCATATCCGCCAGCGCCCCCAGAATGGCGATCACGATCTCTTGCGGGAGCTGAAGGACTCGATCCGCGCACACCAGTTTTACCAATACCTCTTCTTCGGCCAGTGGAAGAACCTGAAGCGCTACGCCAACGACCATGGGGTGCAGATCGTGGGCGATGCTCCGATCTTCGTCGCGCTCGACAGCGCAGACGTGTGGAGCAACCCCGACCAGTTTGAGCTGCGCACCGATGGTCGGCCGGCATGCGTCGCCGGAGTCCCGCCAGACTACTTCTCCCCCACCGGTCAGCTCTGGGGCAACCCCTTGTATGCGTGGGACCGTATGCGTGCCGATGGCTACAGCTGGTGGCTGAGCCGCCTAGAGCGCAACCTGCAGACTTTCGACGTGCTGCGCCTCGACCACTTCCGTGGTTTTTACGACTACTGGGCCATCCCCTCCGAGGCCAAGGATGCCCGCAGCGGCGAGTGGCGCAAGGGCCCGGCGCTCGACCTCTTCCGCACGCTGCACCGCCACTTCCCGCAGGCGCAGATCATTGCCGAAGACTTGGGCGACCTCAGCCAAGCGGTGTTCGACTTCCGCGACCAGACGGGGCTGCCCGGCATGGCGATCCTCCACTTCGCCTTTGGCGGCGAGGGCGACAACCTCTACCTGCCCCACAACCTGCAGCCCAACAGCGTGATCTACCCGGGCGTGCACGACAACGACACGACCAAGGGCTGGTACCACAGCGCGCCGGAGCAGGCCAAAGACCACGTGCGCCGTTACTTGCGCGTGAGCGGCGAAGATATCGCCTGGGACCTCGTGCGCACGTCCTACGCCTCCGTCAGCCGCCTTGCGATCATCCAGGTGCAGGATCTCCTGAGCCTGGGCACGGAGGCCCGCTTCAACACGCCGGGCACCGCCATGGGCAACTGGCAATGGCGCCTGCAGGACGACCAGATGGGGCAGCTGCATGGGCATGCACCCTATCTGAAGGAAATCGCCGAACTCTATTACCGGTAA
- a CDS encoding methyl-accepting chemotaxis protein — protein MVKRFFGRLSLSQRLVYSVAFSTAVAFALSIAFLGYRSYSAARHNAQELAAQSGALYGAQLSAVLDDGLVVSQNMAHVLEGLMAGKAQLSREEVVATLARILEGNSELLATWVCFEPNAFDGQDEAFREVAPYHDSTGRFVPYVFRADGKISAEPLIDYTVEGAGDYYLKPLHEERQVVIEPYMYAVGGKEVFITSVCLPIHVDGKAVGVAGVDLNLSDISAQAAKLKPMDVGQVMMATPSGNLVGHPDFSKVGTPLDAASADGVMARVSDGERVFLTTELDGEPQIGVFMPLKLRGQPELWAMGVTIPSGVVLAEANRTLYWSVGIAIACILVLAGITTVIIASTVRGISRISSSLRAAASEVNSASHQVSAVGERQAESASEMAASLTQTSSSVEEFASMTRQNSDNASSAAHLMDDALKTLNNAGQNIVQLTTSMGEIKDASNQTQKIIKTIDEIAFQTNILALNAAVEAARAGEAGAGFAVVADEVRSLAQRASEASRSTSGLIEDAANKSQLGSRLVEAVSGDFDRIRQHVNEVGGLIGGIASASTEQARGADEINRAVAQASEATQSTAAVAEESSAAAHELQAQAASMRENIEALTLMILGRRDERGAKPSAPGAGAPKPGPAKAQPRQEEAREEELEIEEEAEKDPYSFFGGRS, from the coding sequence ATGGTCAAACGATTTTTTGGAAGGCTGAGCCTCTCGCAGCGGCTGGTCTATTCCGTTGCATTTTCCACCGCAGTTGCATTCGCATTGTCGATTGCATTTCTTGGCTACCGGTCTTACTCGGCAGCCCGTCATAACGCGCAAGAGCTTGCCGCGCAATCGGGGGCGCTATACGGGGCTCAGCTGAGCGCAGTGCTCGACGATGGTCTGGTCGTGTCGCAAAACATGGCCCATGTGCTGGAAGGCTTGATGGCGGGCAAGGCGCAGCTCTCGCGCGAAGAGGTGGTCGCCACCTTGGCGCGCATCCTGGAGGGTAATTCGGAGTTACTGGCGACCTGGGTCTGTTTCGAGCCCAACGCGTTCGACGGCCAGGACGAGGCATTTCGCGAGGTGGCACCTTACCACGACAGCACCGGACGCTTTGTGCCCTACGTCTTCCGCGCCGATGGGAAGATCTCGGCCGAGCCGCTGATCGACTATACGGTCGAAGGCGCGGGCGACTACTACCTCAAGCCGCTGCACGAAGAGCGGCAAGTGGTGATCGAGCCCTACATGTATGCCGTCGGCGGCAAGGAAGTCTTCATCACATCCGTCTGCCTGCCGATCCATGTAGACGGCAAGGCGGTGGGGGTGGCAGGGGTCGACCTCAACCTCTCGGATATTTCCGCGCAGGCGGCCAAGCTCAAGCCGATGGACGTAGGACAGGTGATGATGGCCACGCCCAGCGGCAACCTCGTGGGCCACCCCGATTTTTCAAAAGTAGGCACGCCCCTTGATGCTGCCAGTGCCGATGGCGTGATGGCGCGGGTCTCCGACGGCGAGCGCGTGTTCCTGACCACCGAGCTGGACGGCGAACCGCAAATTGGCGTGTTCATGCCCCTGAAGTTGCGGGGGCAGCCGGAACTCTGGGCCATGGGCGTCACCATCCCCAGCGGAGTCGTCCTGGCCGAGGCCAACCGCACGCTCTACTGGTCGGTCGGCATTGCGATCGCCTGCATCCTCGTGCTGGCAGGCATCACCACGGTGATCATCGCCTCCACGGTGCGCGGCATTTCGCGCATTTCCAGCTCGCTGCGCGCCGCCGCTTCGGAAGTCAATTCCGCCTCGCATCAAGTTTCTGCCGTAGGCGAGCGCCAGGCCGAGAGCGCTTCGGAGATGGCGGCCAGCCTCACGCAGACCTCTTCCAGCGTGGAGGAGTTTGCCTCCATGACGCGCCAGAATTCGGACAACGCCAGCTCCGCCGCCCACTTGATGGACGATGCCCTCAAGACCCTCAACAACGCGGGCCAGAACATCGTGCAGTTGACGACCTCGATGGGCGAGATCAAGGACGCGAGCAATCAGACGCAAAAGATCATCAAGACCATCGACGAGATCGCCTTCCAGACCAACATCCTCGCGCTCAACGCCGCCGTCGAGGCCGCGCGCGCCGGAGAGGCCGGGGCCGGTTTTGCCGTCGTGGCCGATGAGGTGCGTAGCCTGGCGCAGCGGGCCAGCGAAGCCTCCCGCTCCACCTCGGGGCTGATCGAAGATGCTGCCAACAAGAGCCAGCTAGGCTCCCGGCTGGTTGAGGCCGTCAGCGGCGATTTCGACCGCATCCGCCAGCACGTAAACGAAGTGGGCGGCCTGATCGGCGGCATCGCCTCCGCTTCGACCGAACAGGCACGAGGAGCCGACGAGATCAACCGCGCGGTCGCTCAAGCCAGCGAAGCCACGCAATCCACTGCCGCCGTGGCCGAAGAATCTTCGGCTGCCGCGCATGAACTCCAGGCACAAGCGGCCTCGATGCGGGAAAACATCGAAGCGCTGACGCTCATGATCCTTGGCCGGCGGGACGAACGCGGGGCGAAGCCCAGTGCCCCCGGAGCGGGCGCCCCCAAGCCTGGCCCTGCAAAGGCTCAGCC